The proteins below come from a single Papaver somniferum cultivar HN1 chromosome 11, ASM357369v1, whole genome shotgun sequence genomic window:
- the LOC113323892 gene encoding cytochrome P450 76A2-like: protein MKDPISTNDMFFWITISFAVAAPLLLLLQNFLSWKKKTNSRRLAPGPPGWPLIGNLLDLGCNYKALHKKLVQLQKIYGPVLMIRMRAMNMLVIASADAATELFKSHDQAFLNRHPVQALQTSIGDYATPWAAPYGPIWRMHRRLYATLFSRRTMMNTLGKRKQFVDQTKQWILVDEKEGRSVEIKHLTMVAFSNLLGNLFFSKDVMDLKSATENELYQLLRGIGALTTKPNLADLFPWLRNLDPQNLANRMKKAIHACQNIVDGFAKERRSTRNNNDEKDYWDLLMDFEGSGKDEPKKLSDRQNSWFITETFICGVDTVTTPIEWVMTEVMRNPEVMRKAKYEIAEVVGYNRMIEGSDIESLPYLGAVIKETLRLHPTGPVLIPRTTVEDTEFMGYIIPKDTEFWLTFGVLEGIQIHGMIHSRSIQNVS, encoded by the exons ATGAAAGATCCCATCTCCACAAATGATATGTTTTTCTGGATAACCATTTCCTTTGCAGTGGCAGCTCCTCTATTGCTCCTACTCCAGAATTTTCTTAGCTGGAAAAAGAAAACCAACTCCAGGCGGTTAGctccgggtcctccaggttggccATTGATCGGAAACCTCTTAGATTTAGGCTGTAACTATAAGGCGCTACACAAAAAACTGGTACAACTTCAAAAGATATATGGACCGGTTCTCATGATACGTATGCGTGCGATGAATATGCTAGTTATTGCTTCCGCAGATGCTGCTACGGAGTTATTCAAAAGTCATGATCAAGCTTTTTTAAATCGTCATCCAGTCCAGGCGCTACAAACATCAATTGGTGATTACGCGACTCCATGGGCTGCTCCGTACGGACCAATCTGGCGAATGCATAGGAGACTATATGCAACTTTATTCTCTCGGAGGACAATGATGAACACTTTGGGTAAACGAAAACAATTTGTAGATCAGACAAAACAATGGATATTGGTAGATGAGAAGGAAGGTAGAAGTGTTGAAATAAAACACTTAACTATGGTTGCCTTCTCTAATTTATTGGGAAATCTATTCTTTTCTAAGGATGTTATGGATCTTAAATCTGCAACTGAAAATGAACTCTATCAACTTCTTCGGGGGATTGGAGCGTTGACTACAAAGCCAAACTTAGCTGATTTGTTTCCATGGTTGCGAAATTTAGACCCACAGAATTTGGCCAACAGGATGAAGAAGGCAATCCATGCATGTCAAAACATTGTTGATGGTTTTGCAAAGGAGCGGAGGAGCACACGCAATAACAATGACGAGAAGGATTACTGGGATTTGTTGATGGACTTCGAAGGCAGCGGCAAAGATGAACCAAAGAAACTGTCAGACAGACAAAATAGTTGGTTTATAACG GAAACATTTATCTGTGGAGTCGACACAGTAACCACTCCTATAGAATGGGTAATGACAGAAGTTATGCGGAATCCAGAGGTAATGAGGAAGGCCAAATATGAGATTGCCGAAGTTGTTGGTTATAATAGAATGATTGAAGGAAGTGATATCGAAAGTTTACCTTATCTAGGTGCGGTGATTAAAGAAACTCTAAGATTGCATCCAACTGGTCCTGTCCTAATACCGCGCACTACTGTTGAAGACACAGAATTCATGGGGTATATTATACCTAAAGACACGGAGTTTTGGTTAACGTTTGGGGTATTGGAAGGGATTCAGATTCATGGGATGATCCATTCTCGTTCAATCCAGAACGTTTCTTAG